In the genome of Phlebotomus papatasi isolate M1 chromosome 2, Ppap_2.1, whole genome shotgun sequence, one region contains:
- the LOC129801555 gene encoding G protein alpha i subunit has protein sequence MGCNVSTSSKEAEERSRKIDRALRAEGERQASEVKLLLLGAGESGKSTIVKQMKIIHELGYTQEECEQYRPVVYSNTIQSLMAIIRAMGQLRIDFADPSKTDIARQFFTYASAAEEGVLTPELVQLMKKLWSDMGVQQCFSRSREYQLNDSAAYYLNSLDRISQPNYVPTQQDVLRTRVKTTGIVETHFSFKNLHFKMFDVGGQRSERKKWIHCFEGVTAIIFCVALSGYDLVLAEDEEMNRMIESMKLFDSICNSKWFVETSIILFLNKKDLFEEKITRSPLTICFPEYTGANTYEEASSYIRMKFENLNKRKDQKEIYTHLTCATDTNNIQFVFDAVTDVIIKNNLKDCGLF, from the exons ATGGGCTGCAACGTGAGTACCTCATCTAAGGAGGCCGAAGAACGCTCCAGGAAGATAGATCGTGCTCTGCGAGCAGAAGGGGAGAGGCAGGCATCAGAAGTGAAACTTCTACTCCTAG gCGCTGGAGAGTCTGGAAAATCGACAATTGTGAAGCAGATGAAGATTATCCATGAGCTGGGGTACACACAGGAGGAATGCGAACAGTACCGCCCAGTGGTGTACAGCAATACAATTCAGAGTCTGATGGCCATAATTCGCGCAATGGGACAGCTCAGGATAGATTTTGCTGATCCTAGCAAGACTGACATTGCACGCCAGTTCTTCACATATGCCTCAGCAGCTGAGGAAGGTGTCCTGACTCCAGAATTGGTGCAACTGATGAAGAAATTATGGTCTGATATGGGAGTGCAGCAATGTTTCTCGCGATCGCGCGAGTATCAACTGAATGATTCGGCGGCGTACTACTTGAACTCCCTGGATCGCATCTCGCAGCCCAATTATGTGCCGACGCAGCAGGATGTCCTAAGGACGCGTGTCAAAACCACGGGAATTGTTGAGACGCACTTTAGCTTCAAGAACTTGCACTTCAA AATGTTCGATGTTGGTGGCCAGAGGTCTGAGAGGAAAAAGTGGATTCACTGCTTCGAAGGTGTTACAGCAATAATCTTCTGTGTTGCACTGTCTGGGTATGATTTGGTCCTGGCAGAAGATGAAGAGATGAACAGAATGATTGAATCGATGAAACTTTTCGATTCAATTTGCAATTCAAAGTGGTTTGTTGAGACATCGATAATTCTGTTTTTGAACAAGAAGGACCTCTTTGAGGAGAAGATAACACGATCACCTCTGACAATCTGCTTCCCAGAATACACAG GTGCAAACACGTACGAAGAGGCTTCGAGTTATATCAGAATGAAGTTTGAGAATCTCAACAAGAGGAAAGACCAAAAAGAAATCTATACACATTTAACATGTGCAACAGACACGAACAATATACAATTTGTCTTTGATGCCGTCACAGATGTCATTATCAAGAATAATCTTAAAGATTGTGGACTATTTTAA